From the genome of Bacteroidales bacterium, one region includes:
- the yidC gene encoding membrane protein insertase YidC, whose protein sequence is MDRNTVIALVLSAIVLLGWGYFTRPSEEQIERAKYVRDSIRNANEQKAAEDLLKEKEIESQVVISEATDTAVDSSSIQLPFASFNKALEGNNEFYELENEKLLIKISKRGGRIYSVIFKEYQTYDSLPVKLFDGDTTVFGFTFIAQNATQPIKTNNLFWEKSEEIKTDSSTILKLRLNAEEDKYIEYVYNLKNDDYVVDFSVNIVNMADVIKTNYLAFDWSYLVPRTEKSLKWERQKSTIYYKYAAGEIDYLPERSDSEKKINEKLQWIGLKTHFFSSILVSKENLGDVLLKTKTHQDDSYVKDFSINSFIPYSAAKEETHDFTFYFVPNSFYQLASYEQGFDRLIPLGWGIFRWVNRYFVIPVFGFLSSFISNYGIVILIITILVKLIIFPLTYKSYLSTAKMRVLKPDIDEINKKYPNREDAMKKQEATMALYKKAGVSPMGGCLPMLLQMPILIAMFSFFPSAFELRQQGFLWVDDLSSYDAVINLPFTIPFYGDHVSLFCLLMAITNVIYIKFNDQTSMSSASMPGMKIMMYMMPVMMLFIFNDYASGLSYYYFLSLLITIIQTMVFNRMVDSDKLRAEMQANKAKPVKKSKFQQRLEEAAKAQRAQQRRK, encoded by the coding sequence ATGGACAGAAATACAGTAATAGCATTAGTTTTAAGTGCTATTGTACTACTTGGTTGGGGATATTTTACAAGACCAAGCGAAGAGCAGATTGAGAGAGCAAAATATGTACGCGATTCAATTAGAAATGCAAACGAACAAAAAGCAGCTGAAGACCTATTAAAAGAAAAAGAGATAGAGTCGCAAGTCGTGATAAGTGAAGCGACAGATACAGCTGTAGATAGTTCAAGTATTCAATTGCCTTTTGCTTCTTTTAATAAAGCATTAGAAGGCAATAACGAATTTTATGAGCTTGAGAACGAAAAATTGCTTATCAAAATTTCAAAACGAGGAGGACGTATTTATTCAGTTATCTTTAAAGAGTACCAAACCTATGATTCTCTGCCTGTTAAGCTGTTTGATGGAGACACTACTGTATTTGGTTTTACTTTTATTGCTCAGAATGCAACTCAGCCAATAAAAACAAATAATCTGTTTTGGGAAAAATCAGAAGAGATTAAAACCGACAGTTCAACAATATTGAAACTACGTTTAAATGCAGAAGAAGATAAATACATAGAATACGTCTATAATTTAAAAAATGACGATTATGTAGTCGATTTTTCAGTTAATATAGTCAATATGGCTGATGTAATTAAAACCAACTATTTAGCGTTTGACTGGAGCTATTTGGTACCCAGAACAGAGAAGTCGTTAAAATGGGAGCGTCAAAAAAGTACTATTTATTACAAATATGCAGCAGGAGAGATTGACTATCTGCCAGAAAGATCTGATAGCGAGAAAAAAATTAATGAAAAACTTCAATGGATTGGTTTAAAAACACACTTTTTTAGCTCCATTTTGGTCTCAAAAGAAAACTTGGGCGATGTATTGCTTAAAACTAAGACACATCAAGATGATAGTTATGTTAAAGACTTTAGTATCAACTCATTCATTCCATATTCAGCCGCTAAAGAGGAGACTCACGATTTTACATTCTATTTTGTACCCAATAGCTTTTATCAGTTAGCCTCTTATGAGCAAGGTTTCGATAGACTTATTCCTTTAGGTTGGGGTATTTTTAGGTGGGTAAATCGATACTTTGTTATACCAGTATTTGGCTTTTTAAGTAGCTTTATATCTAACTACGGTATAGTAATTCTTATCATTACTATATTGGTTAAATTGATAATATTTCCACTCACATACAAGTCCTATTTATCGACTGCCAAAATGAGAGTGTTAAAGCCTGATATTGACGAAATTAACAAAAAATATCCAAATCGTGAAGATGCTATGAAAAAGCAAGAGGCCACAATGGCATTGTATAAAAAAGCTGGAGTAAGTCCTATGGGAGGTTGTTTGCCGATGCTTTTACAAATGCCGATTTTGATAGCCATGTTCTCGTTTTTTCCTTCAGCATTTGAGCTACGACAACAAGGTTTTTTATGGGTTGATGACTTAAGTTCGTATGATGCTGTTATTAACCTACCCTTTACAATACCATTTTATGGAGACCACGTCAGTTTGTTCTGTCTATTGATGGCAATTACAAATGTTATTTACATTAAATTTAATGATCAAACATCTATGAGTAGTGCCTCAATGCCTGGCATGAAAATAATGATGTATATGATGCCTGTAATGATGTTATTTATATTCAACGACTACGCATCAGGGTTAAGCTATTATTACTTCTTATCGCTGTTGATTACAATTATTCAAACTATGGTTTTCAATAGAATGGTTGATAGCGATAAGCTACGCGCCGAAATGCAGGCAAACAAAGCAAAACCGGTAAAAAAGTCTAAGTTCCAACAGCGTTTGGAAGAGGCTGCTAAAGCCCAAAGAGCACAACAACGCAGAAAGTAA
- a CDS encoding DUF3332 domain-containing protein yields the protein MKKIRKFVAVAMIAVMGFTMSGCIGSFALTNKVLDWNKGLGNKFVQEVVFLGFHIIPVYEVTIFLDAVILNLVEFWTGGNPMALNEGVNQVEMNGQMYTVNVAEDHITIHNESGTLINDLRFDNNDNTWYSVIDGNVEKLMTINDNTVQIYSKNNVVEVDHSSMSPKTALMAASGFVAVK from the coding sequence ATGAAAAAAATTAGAAAATTTGTTGCAGTAGCAATGATTGCAGTAATGGGATTCACAATGAGCGGTTGTATAGGCTCATTTGCTTTAACTAACAAAGTTCTTGACTGGAACAAGGGTCTTGGAAATAAATTTGTACAAGAAGTTGTTTTCCTGGGATTTCACATTATTCCTGTTTATGAAGTTACAATTTTCTTGGATGCAGTAATTCTTAACCTTGTAGAGTTCTGGACTGGTGGTAACCCAATGGCACTTAACGAAGGTGTTAACCAAGTGGAAATGAATGGACAAATGTACACTGTTAACGTTGCAGAGGATCATATAACGATCCATAATGAAAGCGGAACGTTGATCAACGATCTACGTTTCGACAATAATGACAATACTTGGTATTCTGTTATTGATGGCAACGTTGAAAAACTTATGACTATCAACGATAACACTGTTCAAATTTATTCAAAAAACAATGTTGTTGAAGTAGATCATTCAAGCATGTCACCAAAAACAGCTTTAATGGCTGCTAGTGGTTTTGTTGCTGTAAAATAA
- the ligA gene encoding NAD-dependent DNA ligase LigA codes for MSDNFKETIKERIAKLREELEYHNHLYYVQNQPQLSDLQFDMLMRELEQLEKENPEFFDINSPTQRVGNDINQQFEQAEHKYPMLSLSNAYSEEELFDFDRRVKQVVGNRVDYVCELKYDGVSISITYENGVMKRALTRGDGDKGDIVTQNVRTIKSIPLKLQQANYPEFFEMRGEIFMERDKFLKMNEQRAAKGEKTFANPRNATAGSLKLINSSEVAQRPLDCYLYSITSDFNISDSHFETVQKAGEWGFKIPKVINRFNSIEKAIEFIRKWDKERVSLPYDIDGIVVKVDNFAQQIELGMTAKSPRWAIAYKFKPETISTKLLSVDFQVGRTGVVTPVANLEPVLLAGTTVKRASLHNADIIEALDLHYNDTVYVEKGGEIIPKIVGVDKSKRSVDSNQVTFVKLCPECNTLLERKQGEAFWVCPNDDACPPQITGKLIHFTARKTMNIETLGEETIQMLYKEGLVKNVADFYDLTVGQLQNLERLGEKSAQNIISGIQSSKQVPFERVLFALSIKHVGETVAKLIAKHVGSMEKLITATEEELMQIDEIGPQIAQSVISYFSKPEHIEIVKKLASHGLQMEIEEQNITIINKLNGMRILATGKLNNFSRDEIHQTIEQYGGRPVSSISKQTDLIVVGENAGESKLKKAQNLGVKMITEEEFLKMINKND; via the coding sequence ATGTCAGACAATTTTAAAGAGACAATAAAAGAGCGCATTGCCAAGCTGCGTGAGGAGTTAGAATATCATAACCATTTATACTACGTACAGAATCAGCCTCAACTAAGTGATTTACAGTTTGATATGTTAATGCGCGAGTTAGAGCAATTAGAAAAAGAGAATCCAGAATTTTTTGACATAAACTCGCCTACACAAAGGGTAGGCAACGATATCAATCAACAGTTTGAACAGGCTGAACATAAATATCCAATGCTATCGTTGTCAAATGCCTATTCCGAAGAAGAGTTATTTGACTTTGACAGACGTGTAAAACAGGTTGTGGGAAATCGTGTCGATTATGTTTGCGAGCTTAAATATGACGGTGTATCAATAAGTATAACCTACGAAAACGGCGTTATGAAACGAGCACTTACTCGTGGAGACGGCGATAAAGGTGATATAGTTACTCAAAACGTTAGGACCATAAAATCAATACCTTTGAAACTCCAACAAGCTAATTATCCTGAATTTTTTGAAATGCGTGGCGAAATTTTTATGGAACGTGACAAGTTTCTAAAAATGAACGAACAAAGAGCTGCCAAAGGAGAGAAAACATTCGCCAATCCGCGAAATGCCACAGCGGGTAGCCTTAAACTTATTAATTCAAGCGAAGTAGCTCAACGCCCCCTTGATTGTTACCTATATTCAATAACGTCTGATTTTAATATTTCCGATTCCCACTTCGAAACAGTACAAAAAGCAGGCGAATGGGGATTTAAGATCCCAAAGGTTATAAACAGGTTTAACTCAATTGAAAAGGCTATTGAGTTTATTCGCAAGTGGGATAAGGAAAGAGTGTCATTACCTTATGATATCGATGGTATTGTGGTTAAGGTTGACAATTTTGCACAGCAAATTGAGCTTGGAATGACAGCTAAATCCCCACGTTGGGCGATAGCCTATAAGTTTAAGCCAGAAACGATATCCACAAAACTATTGTCTGTTGACTTTCAGGTAGGAAGAACAGGTGTTGTTACACCAGTAGCTAATTTAGAGCCTGTATTATTGGCAGGAACCACAGTTAAAAGAGCATCACTACACAATGCAGATATTATCGAAGCATTGGATTTACACTACAATGACACAGTTTATGTTGAAAAAGGGGGCGAGATTATTCCAAAAATAGTAGGTGTTGATAAATCCAAAAGAAGTGTAGATTCAAATCAGGTTACGTTTGTTAAGTTGTGCCCAGAGTGTAATACACTGTTGGAACGTAAACAAGGCGAAGCCTTTTGGGTATGTCCAAACGATGATGCTTGTCCGCCACAAATTACGGGAAAGTTAATACACTTTACAGCCAGAAAAACCATGAATATTGAGACGTTGGGCGAAGAGACAATACAAATGTTATATAAAGAGGGGCTTGTTAAAAATGTGGCTGACTTTTATGACTTAACCGTAGGTCAATTGCAAAATTTAGAGCGTTTAGGCGAGAAATCGGCACAAAACATTATTTCGGGCATTCAATCATCAAAACAAGTACCTTTTGAAAGAGTTCTTTTTGCCCTTAGTATCAAACATGTTGGAGAGACTGTAGCCAAACTTATCGCTAAACACGTAGGCTCAATGGAGAAACTAATTACGGCAACAGAAGAGGAGTTGATGCAGATTGACGAAATAGGACCACAAATTGCACAAAGTGTAATATCTTATTTTTCAAAACCTGAACATATCGAAATAGTAAAAAAACTAGCTTCTCATGGTTTGCAAATGGAAATTGAAGAACAAAACATTACTATTATAAATAAACTCAACGGTATGCGCATTTTAGCAACAGGTAAGCTAAATAACTTTAGTCGCGATGAAATACATCAAACAATAGAACAATATGGTGGCAGGCCTGTTAGTTCAATCAGTAAACAAACTGACTTGATTGTGGTAGGAGAGAATGCAGGAGAATCCAAATTAAAAAAAGCACAGAATCTCGGTGTAAAAATGATTACCGAAGAGGAGTTTTTAAAGATGATTAACAAAAACGATTGA
- a CDS encoding M81 family metallopeptidase, whose product MKKSVFGISAALLLTSVGCQNTQKSKELPRIAIAGIAIESSTFSPAVSTEEAFKARERDSVFTYYPFFAPDSGIINRAQWIPTLRGHAMPGGIVTREAYESLVAKTLNMLKEALPLDGLFFDIHGAMSVQGLPDPEGDFLVRVREVVGTDVLISTSMDLHGSVSPRLAQNTDLITCYRLAPHEDAIESKKRAVTNLLNRLESGKGKPAYKAWIPVPILLPGEKTSTRIEPGKSLYAQIPSVIDGDNVIDAAIWMSYPWADEPRNHGVVMAYGDDKELVGKAAEKLAQHFWSVRNDFVFVAPTVYLDEAFEKALASDKKPYIISDMGDNPTAGGAGDVTWTLHEIFKNPKINIPNGKSVIYASIPGPDFVEKAKNIGVGGQIDATAGADIDNRYAPPVRIKGTITAIKEGHPNAKTEVVVKSGNISVIVTEKRMAYHYEKNFTDLGLNPRETDILIVKIGYLVPELYDMRGDWVMALTPGGVDQDLLRLPYKEINRPMFPLDPDMADPDLSARFIPLSDTIAR is encoded by the coding sequence ATGAAAAAATCAGTATTCGGCATTTCCGCAGCATTACTGCTTACGTCAGTAGGTTGCCAAAATACACAAAAAAGCAAAGAATTGCCACGCATTGCCATCGCTGGCATTGCCATTGAGTCGAGCACTTTTTCGCCTGCAGTTTCCACTGAAGAAGCGTTCAAGGCACGTGAGCGCGACAGCGTCTTCACTTATTATCCGTTTTTCGCCCCCGATTCGGGAATTATCAATCGTGCGCAATGGATTCCTACACTTCGCGGACACGCTATGCCAGGAGGGATTGTAACACGCGAAGCATACGAATCGTTGGTTGCAAAAACATTGAATATGTTGAAGGAAGCCCTGCCGCTTGATGGACTTTTCTTCGATATTCACGGTGCAATGAGCGTACAAGGATTACCCGATCCTGAAGGTGATTTTTTAGTGCGCGTTCGAGAAGTTGTGGGCACAGATGTTTTGATTTCTACATCTATGGATTTACACGGAAGTGTTTCGCCTCGATTGGCACAAAATACCGATTTAATTACATGCTATAGACTTGCGCCACATGAAGATGCAATCGAATCGAAAAAACGCGCTGTTACCAACCTTCTTAACCGCCTGGAAAGCGGAAAGGGCAAACCTGCTTACAAAGCGTGGATTCCTGTTCCTATTCTGCTACCTGGTGAAAAAACAAGTACACGAATTGAGCCCGGTAAAAGTCTTTATGCTCAAATTCCAAGTGTTATTGACGGAGACAATGTTATTGACGCCGCAATTTGGATGTCGTATCCATGGGCTGATGAACCTCGAAATCACGGTGTTGTAATGGCTTATGGCGATGATAAAGAACTGGTTGGCAAAGCAGCTGAAAAACTTGCACAACATTTTTGGAGTGTACGAAACGATTTTGTATTTGTTGCTCCAACTGTTTATCTTGACGAGGCATTTGAAAAAGCTCTCGCCAGCGATAAAAAACCATACATTATAAGCGATATGGGCGATAATCCTACTGCTGGAGGTGCAGGTGATGTTACATGGACGCTACACGAAATTTTTAAGAATCCTAAGATTAATATTCCGAACGGAAAATCGGTTATATACGCATCCATTCCGGGTCCAGATTTTGTAGAAAAGGCAAAAAATATTGGAGTTGGCGGTCAAATTGATGCTACCGCAGGAGCCGACATTGATAACCGATACGCTCCTCCAGTTCGCATAAAGGGAACCATTACAGCAATCAAGGAAGGACATCCTAATGCTAAAACCGAAGTGGTGGTGAAAAGTGGCAACATCTCTGTTATAGTTACCGAAAAACGTATGGCTTACCACTACGAAAAGAATTTTACTGATTTGGGATTAAATCCTCGTGAAACCGATATTTTAATTGTGAAAATTGGTTATTTAGTTCCCGAATTGTACGATATGCGTGGCGATTGGGTTATGGCCCTAACACCCGGTGGTGTCGACCAGGACTTGCTTCGCCTGCCATACAAAGAAATTAATCGACCGATGTTCCCGCTTGATCCGGATATGGCAGATCCTGACTTATCGGCAAGGTTTATTCCGCTTTCTGATACAATTGCGAGATAG
- the nth gene encoding endonuclease III → MTKKELYKNVVQWFLENAESAETELHYKNNYQLLIAVILSAQCTDRRVNLITPALYKAFPTPKVMAASSPDEVFEYIKSCSYPNNKAKNLVGMAKKLVSDFNGKVPSDIDSLLTIPGVGRKTANVILSVAFDKPAMAVDTHVFRVANRLGLTNNSKNPLQTERELVKHIPEQYLSRAHHWLILHGRYICTARKPKCDECGLKSLCLYYNNK, encoded by the coding sequence ATGACAAAAAAAGAACTATATAAAAACGTTGTCCAGTGGTTTTTAGAGAATGCTGAATCGGCTGAAACTGAGTTACATTATAAAAATAATTACCAGCTGTTGATAGCGGTTATTCTTTCAGCACAATGTACAGATAGACGGGTAAACTTGATTACTCCTGCACTTTATAAAGCATTCCCCACGCCCAAAGTTATGGCGGCATCGTCGCCCGATGAAGTGTTCGAGTACATCAAATCTTGCTCTTATCCCAACAATAAAGCGAAAAATTTGGTGGGTATGGCAAAAAAATTGGTATCTGATTTTAACGGAAAAGTACCTTCTGATATAGACTCTTTGCTTACTATTCCCGGTGTGGGACGAAAAACAGCCAATGTTATTTTATCGGTAGCTTTCGATAAGCCCGCCATGGCAGTGGACACACACGTGTTTAGGGTGGCAAACCGATTGGGTTTAACAAACAATTCAAAAAATCCGTTACAAACGGAGAGGGAGTTAGTAAAACATATTCCCGAGCAATACTTGTCACGTGCTCATCATTGGTTAATTCTTCATGGACGCTATATTTGTACTGCCCGTAAACCAAAATGTGATGAGTGTGGGCTTAAAAGCCTATGTCTTTATTATAATAATAAGTAA
- a CDS encoding GAF domain-containing protein: MNLRRYTIKRLLFVSASIIIASIVAFAVIFLVQQRSSDRDRELILSLEKLRQYNLMMQIAKDEFLFRDAFQNQLYRTGNSANSVKFDNLISQTLDYLTLLKDKGIEDKNLIELNRRVVDYRQSFADLKELVIVRGFKDFGLEGQLRSKIHAVERLTNQKKDYQLMSLMLMLRRHEKDYIIRRDTVYLQKFENTVQQALSYVSKNYGGEQNELAQHFMDYKKLFNEYAVIDANIGKNDNEGAIAKLNNLSIGYAQDLSEIIQVLLDRVNTNSYRSYITKLMLIIIISGIMIIFFAKISQHISSTIKSIQKTINKLGQGELPKTIKIKGKDEFSSMEESINELCEALRNTRDFAKEVGNGNFYSEVNVFGNTGELGLGLLEMRKKLMEVALEQEKNNKENALRGWLNESLANVSNLLRTDHNDTSTLCFEFLRFCIKNIEAQQGGIFVLRSDEEGNSEYLDLFVSYAFDRRKCEKKRFNKDEGLVGACLFEKDVIYLTDIPKDYVHFTTGLGVGSPNCIVLVPLITDRNEALGVIEIAAQKIISEIEVEFLKKASVNLASTIKLFRMIAENRSVINEMQMKTDELISSQEELKQNMEELTTIREDMERREFELLSKIKDLKYQLNDSDYDEIEATLQN; encoded by the coding sequence GTGAATCTTAGAAGGTACACAATTAAAAGGCTGCTATTTGTTTCAGCGTCGATAATCATTGCATCAATAGTTGCGTTTGCAGTAATTTTTTTAGTTCAACAAAGGTCAAGTGACCGCGACCGTGAGTTAATTCTATCACTTGAAAAGCTCAGACAATACAACTTGATGATGCAAATCGCAAAAGACGAATTTTTATTTAGAGATGCATTTCAAAATCAGTTATATCGCACAGGCAATAGCGCAAACTCAGTAAAATTCGATAACCTAATTTCGCAGACACTCGATTATTTAACACTTTTAAAGGATAAAGGAATCGAGGATAAGAACCTTATTGAGCTAAACAGGCGTGTTGTGGATTATAGGCAAAGCTTTGCAGACCTAAAGGAATTAGTTATTGTGCGTGGGTTCAAAGATTTTGGGCTTGAAGGACAGCTTAGGAGTAAAATACACGCTGTGGAAAGGCTTACAAACCAAAAAAAAGACTACCAATTAATGAGTCTTATGTTAATGCTTCGCCGACATGAAAAAGATTATATTATTAGACGCGACACGGTCTATCTGCAAAAGTTTGAAAATACAGTACAACAAGCTTTAAGTTACGTAAGTAAAAATTATGGCGGTGAGCAGAACGAACTGGCGCAACATTTTATGGATTACAAAAAGTTGTTTAACGAATATGCAGTAATTGATGCTAATATTGGGAAAAATGACAACGAAGGAGCGATAGCAAAATTGAATAATCTCTCGATAGGTTATGCGCAAGACCTTAGCGAAATAATACAAGTTCTGCTCGATAGAGTAAATACAAATAGTTATAGGTCCTATATAACAAAGCTGATGCTAATAATTATCATATCAGGAATAATGATAATCTTTTTTGCCAAAATCAGCCAGCATATCTCCTCAACCATAAAATCAATACAAAAAACAATTAATAAATTAGGGCAAGGCGAACTTCCAAAGACAATAAAAATTAAAGGTAAAGATGAATTTTCATCAATGGAAGAATCCATAAATGAACTTTGTGAAGCACTTCGAAACACACGTGATTTTGCGAAAGAGGTGGGCAATGGTAACTTCTACTCTGAGGTTAACGTCTTTGGAAATACTGGTGAGTTAGGTTTGGGACTACTTGAAATGCGGAAAAAACTGATGGAAGTGGCTCTTGAACAGGAAAAAAACAATAAGGAAAACGCACTGCGAGGCTGGCTTAACGAAAGTCTTGCCAACGTGTCGAACTTGTTAAGAACAGACCACAATGACACCTCCACACTATGCTTCGAATTTTTAAGATTTTGTATTAAAAATATTGAAGCGCAACAGGGAGGTATATTCGTGCTTAGAAGTGATGAAGAAGGCAACAGTGAGTACCTCGATCTTTTTGTTTCCTATGCATTTGACCGCAGAAAATGTGAAAAAAAACGTTTCAACAAAGACGAAGGACTTGTTGGAGCCTGCCTATTTGAAAAAGATGTGATTTATCTAACCGATATTCCTAAAGATTATGTGCATTTTACAACAGGTCTGGGCGTTGGAAGTCCGAACTGCATTGTACTTGTACCACTTATTACCGATAGAAATGAAGCTCTTGGAGTGATTGAGATAGCTGCTCAAAAAATCATAAGCGAAATTGAGGTCGAATTTCTAAAAAAAGCATCTGTGAATTTGGCATCAACCATTAAACTATTTAGAATGATTGCAGAAAACAGATCTGTAATTAACGAAATGCAAATGAAGACCGATGAGCTAATTTCAAGTCAAGAGGAGTTAAAACAAAATATGGAGGAGCTTACAACAATACGCGAGGATATGGAACGCCGTGAATTTGAATTACTTAGTAAAATAAAGGATCTTAAATATCAATTAAATGATTCAGATTATGACGAAATAGAAGCAACGTTACAAAACTAA
- a CDS encoding AAA family ATPase, translating into MASLEKDLKNNDSKTLKRIQSNLKELIKYNQTIIVEIEPSALKEYKQILSDLSVEPSKKVISDFIVVQGSSNKTKARCLLKEVETLLTNSQLANRDYYLKIQTVLMRFINGKTKYIETPDLTLSGIAGIGDVEVKPNAFKSGKPVPLTNFVKTSFVVIPFTGKWLKLIGNPQLPMKIMMYGNPGGGKSSLAMMLAYYLASEHGQKVLIVSKEEGFNFTVKEKAKRLNCIHENIHIVDTLPTNISGYDLIILDSVNSLRLSASDMRELYAKHPETSFVVVCQTTKTGLFRGEKELEHDVDCVIRVNDLTAQAEKNRFGGSEVVKVF; encoded by the coding sequence TTGGCAAGCCTTGAAAAAGACTTAAAAAACAATGATAGCAAGACGTTAAAACGTATTCAAAGCAACTTGAAAGAGTTAATAAAGTACAACCAAACTATTATTGTAGAAATCGAGCCAAGCGCACTGAAGGAGTACAAACAGATATTGTCCGACTTATCGGTCGAGCCAAGCAAAAAAGTAATATCCGATTTTATTGTCGTACAAGGCAGTAGCAATAAAACTAAAGCAAGGTGCCTTTTAAAAGAGGTTGAAACACTGCTTACAAACTCGCAACTTGCAAATCGAGACTATTATTTAAAGATTCAAACCGTTTTAATGCGGTTTATAAATGGAAAAACTAAATATATAGAGACACCCGATTTAACACTATCGGGCATTGCGGGAATTGGAGACGTAGAAGTTAAACCGAATGCTTTTAAAAGCGGTAAGCCTGTACCGTTAACTAATTTTGTTAAAACCTCGTTTGTGGTTATCCCATTTACTGGAAAATGGTTGAAACTTATTGGCAACCCACAGCTACCAATGAAGATTATGATGTACGGCAACCCGGGCGGTGGCAAGTCGAGCCTTGCAATGATGTTAGCGTACTACTTAGCTTCTGAGCATGGGCAAAAGGTTTTAATAGTCAGCAAAGAAGAGGGTTTTAACTTTACCGTTAAAGAGAAGGCAAAACGGCTCAACTGCATACATGAAAACATTCATATAGTTGACACTTTACCCACAAATATAAGCGGTTACGACCTTATAATTTTAGACAGCGTTAACAGCCTTCGACTGTCGGCAAGTGATATGCGAGAGCTTTACGCAAAACACCCGGAAACATCGTTTGTAGTAGTTTGTCAGACCACCAAAACAGGCTTATTTCGTGGCGAAAAAGAGTTAGAACATGATGTTGATTGTGTAATACGTGTAAACGATTTAACAGCGCAAGCAGAAAAAAATCGTTTTGGCGGTTCGGAAGTTGTAAAAGTTTTTTAA
- a CDS encoding helix-turn-helix transcriptional regulator: MTTTNQILTDYDPILDREFGKAGTQKRIKSLEKARAFCAAQMLAEARAKAKISQTELAKRVGTTRDYISKVENGEIEPSVGMYFSLISALGYGIEIVP, encoded by the coding sequence ATGACGACAACAAATCAAATATTAACCGACTACGACCCCATTTTAGATAGAGAGTTTGGCAAAGCAGGAACCCAAAAACGCATTAAATCACTTGAGAAAGCAAGGGCTTTTTGTGCAGCACAAATGTTGGCAGAGGCAAGAGCAAAAGCCAAAATTTCACAAACCGAACTTGCCAAACGTGTAGGAACCACACGAGACTACATATCAAAAGTTGAAAACGGCGAAATTGAACCAAGTGTTGGAATGTATTTCAGTCTAATAAGCGCACTTGGATATGGCATTGAAATAGTACCATAA
- a CDS encoding XRE family transcriptional regulator, giving the protein MTTKNPKLTSFDLILDKEFGKEGSPSRHKFNQEAEAFGAGQTLLYARQEANVTRAQLAKRVGKTKSYIELVEYGDLEPNINMYQQMVNALGCSIEIYRKTQLLAGIAPKNQKPIRYNLAQLLTQLRQDANVTQAQLAKRIGRSSSYISKIENEKTEPGTGIYLYMLKKLGYSFDVNP; this is encoded by the coding sequence ATGACAACAAAAAATCCAAAATTAACAAGCTTCGACCTTATCTTGGACAAAGAGTTCGGTAAAGAGGGTTCTCCCAGTCGTCATAAATTTAACCAAGAAGCAGAAGCGTTTGGTGCAGGACAAACTCTACTGTATGCAAGACAAGAGGCAAACGTAACACGAGCGCAATTGGCTAAACGTGTCGGAAAAACAAAATCGTATATCGAATTGGTTGAATATGGAGACTTAGAACCCAATATAAACATGTATCAACAAATGGTTAATGCGCTTGGTTGTAGTATCGAAATCTATAGAAAAACCCAACTATTGGCAGGGATAGCACCAAAAAACCAAAAGCCAATACGCTACAACCTTGCACAACTGCTAACACAGCTAAGACAAGATGCAAACGTAACACAAGCCCAATTAGCTAAACGTATAGGAAGGTCAAGCTCGTATATATCAAAAATTGAAAACGAAAAAACAGAACCCGGCACCGGCATCTATTTATATATGCTTAAAAAACTTGGATACAGTTTTGATGTTAACCCATAA